One Actinomycetes bacterium DNA segment encodes these proteins:
- a CDS encoding formate dehydrogenase accessory sulfurtransferase FdhD, with translation MLFFTEDISRYNCLDKVIGYMARAGKIQYLFRQRAGKINGSFRDNTVRGSKQEVWTQ, from the coding sequence ATATTATTTTTTACTGAAGATATTTCCAGGTATAATTGCCTGGACAAGGTTATAGGCTACATGGCCAGGGCAGGGAAGATTCAATATCTATTCAGGCAGCGAGCGGGTAAAATAAATGGAAGTTTCAGGGATAATACTGTGCGGGGGTCAAAGCAGGAGGTTTGGACCCAATAA
- a CDS encoding molybdenum cofactor guanylyltransferase has translation MEVSGIILCGGQSRRFGPNKLKLKIGRLPLIINQIFKLSFFCTRIILSTSTENKAVLTGYLHKIDRYVKPFASCMHKLKGEEFFLPPVDLVEDNPMFTFRGHSGPMIGLYSGLQKARCKYSLVAAADMPLIGYKLLKMMKSEAVKGKKDAYIIRTDRGYESLCGIYSRNCLKVMEKNILNSELKISDCYPLLEVKILEFEQWRRQGIDELNFININRKADYHKFKQVWGPDYSSYTDFISRWSELFFR, from the coding sequence ATGGAAGTTTCAGGGATAATACTGTGCGGGGGTCAAAGCAGGAGGTTTGGACCCAATAAGCTAAAACTTAAAATTGGAAGACTCCCCCTGATAATAAATCAGATATTTAAATTAAGCTTTTTCTGCACCCGTATTATCTTAAGCACCTCTACTGAAAATAAGGCTGTTTTAACCGGTTACCTGCATAAAATAGACCGCTATGTTAAACCATTTGCTTCCTGTATGCATAAATTAAAGGGAGAAGAATTTTTTTTGCCCCCCGTTGATTTAGTGGAAGACAACCCCATGTTTACCTTCCGGGGCCATTCTGGCCCCATGATTGGCCTGTATTCGGGGCTGCAGAAAGCCAGGTGCAAATACAGTCTGGTGGCTGCTGCTGACATGCCCCTTATAGGGTACAAACTGTTAAAAATGATGAAATCGGAAGCGGTTAAGGGAAAAAAGGATGCATATATAATAAGGACCGACCGGGGCTATGAATCCTTATGTGGAATTTATTCCAGGAATTGTTTAAAGGTGATGGAAAAGAATATCCTGAATTCAGAACTGAAGATATCTGATTGTTATCCCCTGCTTGAGGTTAAGATCTTAGAGTTTGAACAATGGCGCCGGCAGGGCATTGATGAATTAAATTTTATAAATATAAACAGAAAAGCAGACTACCATAAATTTAAACAGGTCTGGGGACCTGATTACAGCAGCTATACGGATTTTATCAGCAGGTGGTCTGAATTATTCTTTAGGTAA
- a CDS encoding TIGR00282 family metallophosphoesterase: MKLLFLGDIFGKPGRDAIKNNLAQLVSKQEIDVVIANGENAAGGLGITPRISDNLLGMGIDVLTSGNHIYKKKEIYEYLEQQPRLLKPANYPPSTPGRGFHIFSNQNTGQKNIAVVNICGRVFVENLDCPFRRIEDILRKIKKETNVIIVDFHGEVTSEKVAMGWFLDGRVSAVIGTHTHVQTADERILPNGTAYITDAGMVGPRDSVIGVKKEIIIERFIKAMPHKFEVSNSDVWINGVVLDIDMATGHANSIERINMAAD, from the coding sequence TTGAAATTACTATTTTTAGGCGATATTTTCGGGAAGCCGGGAAGAGATGCAATAAAGAATAATCTGGCCCAGCTGGTAAGCAAACAGGAAATCGATGTGGTAATTGCCAATGGAGAAAATGCTGCAGGAGGCCTGGGCATTACTCCCAGAATAAGTGATAATCTTCTGGGAATGGGCATTGATGTATTAACCAGCGGAAACCATATCTATAAGAAAAAGGAGATATACGAGTATCTGGAGCAGCAGCCGAGACTGCTTAAACCGGCAAACTATCCCCCCTCCACCCCGGGCAGGGGGTTCCATATATTTTCCAATCAGAATACAGGACAGAAGAATATTGCGGTAGTAAATATTTGCGGCCGGGTATTTGTGGAAAACCTGGATTGTCCTTTCAGGCGGATAGAGGATATTCTGAGGAAAATAAAAAAAGAAACCAATGTAATTATTGTTGATTTTCATGGTGAAGTTACTTCGGAGAAGGTAGCCATGGGCTGGTTTCTTGATGGCAGGGTGAGTGCGGTTATAGGAACCCATACCCATGTTCAAACTGCGGATGAAAGGATCCTGCCCAATGGAACCGCTTATATCACCGATGCCGGTATGGTAGGTCCCCGGGATTCGGTTATAGGAGTAAAAAAAGAGATAATAATTGAAAGATTTATAAAGGCAATGCCCCATAAGTTTGAAGTGTCAAACTCTGATGTGTGGATAAATGGAGTGGTTTTAGATATCGATATGGCTACCGGGCATGCCAATAGTATAGAGCGTATAAATATGGCTGCAGACTGA
- the malQ gene encoding 4-alpha-glucanotransferase, whose amino-acid sequence MERGSGILLHITSLPAAYGLGDFGSGAYHFADYLARAGQKYWQILPLNPTSAGDFHSPYSSSSAFALNPLFISIEELADRQLVNPANIPPPIKPQETGVDYQSAWDLKKNLINEAMINFSQQPPEDFNPFCQNYGWWLDDFCLFTIIKSNICSRPWNQWPPELKNRDPDSLNQIQKQYSSQIQKEKFIQYSLYRQWMDLKNYCNHKNIKIIGDMPIYPSMDSAEVWANPHIFKLDNEGQPLAVSGVPPDYFCSQGQLWGNPVYNWDRIKADRYSWWSNRLAHNFSLFDLTRIDHFRGLVAYWEIPATEKDAINGSWVKVPVYDFFDHLESQYKQLPIIAEDLGYITDDVREVLNHYRLPTMKVLLFAFGQDDHAYMPHNYDCNCFAYTGTHDNNTAIGWYINEATAQQKERLDQYTGKHIDKDNVHFELIRLAMQSVAEACITPMQDVLGLDSSARMNLPATVGHNWKWALCPQYRLDHTSAQRLTDFTRIYGRL is encoded by the coding sequence ATGGAAAGGGGTAGCGGAATTCTGCTGCATATAACCTCACTCCCTGCTGCTTATGGCCTGGGGGATTTTGGCAGCGGTGCCTATCATTTTGCCGACTACCTTGCCCGGGCCGGTCAGAAATACTGGCAGATATTGCCTCTAAACCCTACCTCTGCCGGGGATTTTCATTCCCCCTATAGCAGCAGTTCGGCTTTTGCCTTAAACCCCCTGTTTATCAGCATCGAAGAATTAGCTGATAGGCAGCTGGTTAATCCTGCAAACATACCTCCACCAATTAAACCACAAGAAACAGGAGTTGATTACCAGTCTGCCTGGGATTTAAAGAAAAACTTAATAAATGAAGCAATGATAAATTTTAGCCAGCAGCCGCCTGAAGATTTTAACCCTTTTTGCCAAAACTATGGCTGGTGGCTGGATGATTTCTGCCTGTTTACTATCATAAAATCTAATATTTGTTCCCGGCCCTGGAATCAATGGCCACCGGAATTAAAAAACAGAGACCCTGACTCATTAAACCAGATACAAAAACAGTACAGCAGCCAGATTCAAAAAGAAAAATTTATACAATACAGCCTTTACAGGCAATGGATGGATTTAAAGAACTACTGTAACCATAAAAATATTAAAATAATAGGTGATATGCCCATATACCCATCTATGGACAGCGCTGAGGTATGGGCAAACCCCCATATATTTAAATTAGATAATGAAGGCCAGCCGCTGGCTGTTTCCGGAGTCCCTCCCGATTATTTTTGTTCCCAGGGACAGCTATGGGGAAACCCGGTTTATAACTGGGACCGGATAAAGGCCGACCGGTACAGCTGGTGGTCAAACCGGCTGGCCCATAACTTTAGCCTGTTTGACCTTACCCGGATAGACCATTTCAGGGGATTGGTTGCTTACTGGGAGATTCCCGCCACAGAAAAGGATGCCATAAATGGAAGCTGGGTGAAGGTTCCGGTATATGATTTTTTTGACCATCTTGAGTCACAGTACAAGCAGCTGCCCATAATAGCAGAGGACCTGGGATACATTACTGATGATGTAAGGGAGGTATTGAACCACTACCGGCTCCCCACCATGAAAGTATTGTTGTTTGCCTTTGGGCAGGATGACCATGCCTACATGCCCCATAACTATGACTGCAACTGTTTTGCCTACACCGGCACCCATGATAATAATACTGCCATTGGCTGGTATATTAACGAAGCTACAGCCCAACAAAAAGAACGGCTGGACCAGTACACCGGCAAACATATAGATAAAGATAATGTACACTTCGAACTTATAAGGCTGGCCATGCAGTCTGTAGCAGAAGCCTGTATTACACCCATGCAGGATGTACTGGGCCTGGATAGCAGCGCCCGGATGAACCTTCCGGCTACTGTAGGCCATAACTGGAAATGGGCTCTTTGCCCCCAATACCGGCTGGACCACACATCAGCCCAGAGACTGACAGATTTTACCAGGATCTACGGAAGGCTGTAG
- the treY gene encoding malto-oligosyltrehalose synthase, with amino-acid sequence MAVATYRIQFSSDFNFSQAQKIAGYLSQLGIDTLYASPVLEYRSQGSSYDTIDCGRVSRQLGGYSQLLKLSAELKELNIDWLQDIVPNHMAYVKDNPLILDIFYRGKKSEYSKYFDIDWNHPSPQLKSRLLAPFLGQAHRKAFSQGKIKVVLAPEGLCFKYYQHLFPLSLNTYSAIFNDSAPPQLNDLLPEPDTARLYQLYNNDSKIKNYIDQLLGKINQDSSLYFSLAHKQNFRLSYYKMANELINYRRFFTINHLISAATERKEVFNYMHQALKELARKKIIQGVRVDHIDGLYNPLQYLKRLKSYLGLRFILVEKILGQKENLPAEWPVYGTTGYDYLNQLNGIFCNTRNQAAFDRIYKSFTGNHNDFSSMAYQAKKMILEKHMQGDLDNLARQLLKTAPSLPDAQDFSPRSLTAALTALLAAFPVYRTYINTKASRQDQKFLNQAVRQAAASQPHLVGEIKFIARLFKKAGHKKFKARFQQLTGPLMAKGFEDTLLYKYNRLLSLNEVGSSPDKFGIKLADFYHFCQNRQSDWPRSLNATSTHDTKRGEDARLRLNVLSEIPGRWQQKLKLWKKLNQSKRTRIGNSFYPDRNDEYFLYQAMVGAWTSDHQKQFKSRMQSYIIKAVREAKVHTAWIRPDNRYEKAFILFFDRLTEDSRFMDDFSHWVTEISYFQSFSSLSQVLIKITSPGIPDFYQGSELEDFSLVDPDNRRPVNYGRRIKMLQDIKGKRDSNNLAGQILDDRQSDLAKLFLIYKALQARTKYQNLFIKGDFKPLPIKGRFKYNIVAFSRNLGSQSIITIAPRFFTQLVSFNQKPLGKAVYQNTRTTIPYTNLYNLLTGEKIESGNIFIGDILKVFPLAMLHAEGGPYGKG; translated from the coding sequence ATGGCTGTTGCTACTTACAGGATTCAGTTCTCATCCGATTTTAATTTCTCCCAAGCACAAAAAATTGCCGGCTATCTCAGCCAGCTGGGAATAGATACCCTGTATGCCTCCCCGGTTTTAGAGTACCGCTCTCAAGGCAGCAGTTATGACACCATAGACTGCGGCCGGGTAAGCAGGCAGCTGGGAGGCTACAGCCAGTTATTAAAACTTTCGGCCGAACTCAAGGAATTAAACATAGACTGGCTGCAGGATATTGTTCCCAATCATATGGCTTATGTTAAAGACAACCCCCTGATACTGGATATATTTTACCGGGGTAAAAAATCTGAATATTCTAAATATTTTGATATTGACTGGAACCACCCTTCGCCCCAGCTCAAAAGCAGGCTGCTGGCTCCCTTTCTGGGTCAGGCTCACCGTAAGGCTTTCAGCCAGGGGAAGATAAAGGTGGTACTGGCGCCGGAAGGATTATGCTTTAAATATTATCAGCATCTTTTCCCCTTGAGCCTGAATACTTATTCAGCAATTTTTAATGACAGCGCTCCACCGCAACTAAATGATTTACTGCCGGAACCTGATACTGCCAGGCTATACCAGCTTTATAATAATGACAGTAAAATAAAGAACTATATAGATCAGCTACTGGGAAAAATAAATCAGGATTCCTCTCTTTATTTCAGCCTGGCCCATAAGCAAAATTTCAGGCTGAGTTATTATAAAATGGCCAATGAGCTTATAAACTACCGCCGTTTTTTTACCATCAACCACCTTATCTCTGCGGCTACCGAGAGAAAAGAAGTTTTTAATTATATGCACCAGGCCCTGAAAGAATTAGCCCGTAAAAAAATTATACAGGGGGTAAGGGTTGACCACATAGATGGCCTTTATAACCCTCTCCAGTATCTAAAAAGACTGAAGTCATATCTGGGGTTACGGTTTATATTAGTGGAAAAGATACTGGGGCAGAAGGAAAATCTGCCTGCAGAGTGGCCGGTTTACGGGACTACCGGCTATGATTATTTAAACCAGCTAAACGGCATCTTCTGCAACACCCGGAACCAGGCAGCTTTTGACCGGATATATAAAAGCTTTACCGGAAACCATAATGATTTCAGCTCCATGGCCTACCAGGCAAAAAAAATGATCTTGGAAAAGCATATGCAGGGAGACCTGGACAATCTTGCCCGCCAGCTCTTAAAAACTGCTCCCAGCCTACCGGATGCCCAAGATTTCAGCCCCCGCAGCCTGACTGCAGCCCTGACCGCACTTCTAGCCGCATTCCCTGTGTACCGCACTTATATTAACACCAAAGCCAGCCGGCAGGATCAGAAATTTTTAAATCAGGCAGTGAGGCAGGCTGCAGCCAGCCAGCCTCACCTGGTGGGGGAGATAAAATTTATAGCCCGTCTTTTTAAAAAAGCAGGCCATAAAAAATTTAAAGCAAGATTTCAACAGCTTACAGGTCCCCTGATGGCCAAGGGTTTTGAAGATACCCTTCTATATAAATATAATCGCCTGTTAAGTTTAAATGAGGTAGGCTCATCCCCGGATAAATTCGGCATAAAACTAGCTGATTTTTATCATTTTTGCCAGAACCGGCAATCAGATTGGCCCCGCAGCTTGAATGCTACCTCCACCCATGATACCAAAAGAGGCGAGGATGCCCGGTTACGGTTAAATGTTTTATCTGAAATACCCGGGCGATGGCAGCAAAAATTAAAGCTCTGGAAAAAATTAAATCAATCCAAGAGAACCAGGATTGGCAACAGTTTTTATCCTGACCGCAATGATGAATATTTTCTTTACCAGGCTATGGTTGGAGCCTGGACTTCTGACCATCAGAAACAGTTCAAATCAAGAATGCAGTCCTATATTATTAAGGCAGTAAGGGAAGCCAAGGTGCATACTGCCTGGATCAGGCCGGATAACAGATATGAAAAGGCATTCATTCTCTTTTTTGACCGGCTCACCGAAGACAGCCGGTTTATGGATGATTTTAGCCATTGGGTAACCGAGATAAGTTATTTTCAGTCATTTAGTTCCCTGTCCCAGGTCCTGATAAAGATTACCAGTCCGGGAATACCTGACTTCTACCAGGGAAGCGAGCTGGAAGATTTCAGCCTGGTTGACCCTGATAACCGGAGGCCTGTAAACTATGGCCGGAGGATAAAAATGCTGCAGGATATAAAGGGAAAAAGAGATTCTAATAATCTGGCCGGCCAAATTTTAGATGACCGGCAATCCGACCTGGCCAAGCTATTTTTAATTTATAAAGCCCTGCAGGCAAGAACTAAATACCAAAACCTGTTTATTAAGGGAGATTTTAAGCCCCTGCCAATTAAAGGCAGATTTAAATACAATATCGTAGCTTTTTCCAGAAATCTGGGCTCCCAGAGTATAATAACCATTGCCCCCCGGTTTTTTACCCAACTGGTTAGTTTTAACCAAAAACCTCTGGGAAAAGCAGTATACCAGAATACCCGCACCACCATTCCTTATACTAATTTATACAATTTGCTAACCGGAGAGAAAATAGAAAGCGGTAATATATTCATTGGGGATATACTAAAAGTTTTCCCCCTAGCCATGCTACATGCAGAAGGAGGGCCATATGGAAAGGGGTAG